From Pararhodobacter zhoushanensis, the proteins below share one genomic window:
- a CDS encoding sulfotransferase domain-containing protein, which yields MTRENITDILCIGCQKGSTSWLHSVLNSHPMTHSFPSSGPLTSTDKEAHFWDWNHERGVDWYRTLVTPPNPAKLSMDFTPEYAFLPAEHIAECKALNPTAKVIYILRDPMARAVSALRMHMLWRYGKDHAEPLHHDDEFLTLVRNSRITLHGAFLQNLRAWQKHYPDMMVLNYEDFHNDRAASVARIFAALGLDTNEMDEGSQRRVDRLIDGGRVWESEKFPMDRSVLMFLQGLTWRVRQACESELTMRFAEGEQLLNG from the coding sequence ATGACGCGTGAAAACATCACCGATATTCTGTGCATCGGCTGTCAGAAAGGCTCGACCAGCTGGCTGCATTCGGTGCTCAATTCGCACCCGATGACGCATTCCTTCCCCAGCAGCGGACCGCTGACCTCGACCGACAAAGAGGCGCATTTCTGGGACTGGAACCACGAGCGCGGCGTCGACTGGTATCGCACGCTGGTGACGCCGCCGAACCCGGCGAAGCTGTCGATGGATTTCACGCCGGAATACGCTTTCCTGCCCGCCGAGCACATCGCCGAGTGCAAGGCGCTCAACCCTACGGCCAAGGTGATCTATATCCTGCGCGATCCGATGGCGCGGGCCGTTTCGGCGCTGCGGATGCATATGCTTTGGCGCTATGGCAAGGACCATGCCGAACCCCTGCACCACGATGACGAGTTCCTGACGCTGGTGCGCAATTCGCGGATCACCCTGCACGGCGCTTTCTTGCAAAACCTGCGGGCGTGGCAAAAGCACTATCCCGATATGATGGTGCTGAATTACGAGGATTTCCATAACGACCGCGCCGCCAGCGTGGCGCGGATCTTTGCCGCGCTGGGTCTGGATACCAACGAGATGGATGAAGGGTCGCAGCGCCGGGTTGACCGGCTGATTGACGGCGGGCGTGTCTGGGAATCCGAGAAGTTTCCGATGGACCGTTCCGTGCTGATGTTCCTGCAGGGCCTGACATGGCGCGTCCGGCAGGCCTGTGAGAGCGAATTGACCATGCGCTTCGCCGAGGGCGAGCAACTGTTGAACGGCTGA
- a CDS encoding glycosyltransferase, producing the protein MASLARQLWTGPLDDPAAPGQAFGARLAGLDYGPALTELRVLAGFGLPVDLRAAQARWPWSIDLGLLIAQIEGDTSPLAAAVRAQNRRFGTLAWTLWTQAQPEAALDTLSDLDPTSGSYADDCTRRAELLILSDLPADPTVDPIPGPRGTQLSLLQTWRREGAAALVRRATLEDAALPAHPPLWAWLIETLTQERDFDAARAALGSFALRCPDHPELTAQRIRLALESEATAQARALLDSLPNPDAPWRWPARRHVQHLRCLADEIAANPLPDYAPLRSGVEAALRLFPRNTMLQTLHLMARELTEDWDSFAHDLVTHPDPRAAAGAFLRLGLPDQALVALDRAPAALPDDAFRLRLRRAEALMRRGQLDAARTALGPVPIAAPLAADHAYWAAEIASAARDFPRAQAALAPAMATSPTRMGLRLTAARVAFLSGDAATAQAHLDRFRALKTAQLGQTPSFDLRDLIVADAVTGHPGPAQAARAFACATPVFVPDTGPPIPLTIAHYWEGPRSPALERSLRAWRTQFAQTVFDAATARAWLADHTDLAPLFDRLTQPATRADLFRVALIAQEGGVFTDLDEYPRAPVAPWLDQAAAVLVIEEGHGTLANNFLAARPGLALFTRLQTRIAQTLHQTDTPYAWWDTGPAQLSYVAHETPTTGLRFLTQAEYDARVSTNLPFAHKRGPGHWR; encoded by the coding sequence ATGGCCTCGCTTGCGCGTCAGCTCTGGACCGGGCCGCTTGACGATCCTGCCGCGCCCGGACAGGCGTTTGGCGCGCGGCTTGCAGGGCTGGATTACGGCCCGGCCCTGACCGAGCTGCGCGTGCTGGCGGGTTTCGGTCTGCCCGTCGATTTGCGCGCCGCACAGGCCCGCTGGCCTTGGTCGATTGATCTCGGCCTGCTGATCGCCCAGATCGAAGGCGATACCAGCCCGCTGGCTGCCGCTGTTCGCGCCCAGAACCGCCGGTTTGGCACCTTGGCCTGGACGCTGTGGACACAGGCGCAGCCCGAAGCGGCGCTCGACACGCTGAGTGATCTGGACCCGACATCGGGCAGTTATGCCGATGACTGCACCCGCCGCGCCGAGCTGCTCATCCTGTCGGATCTGCCCGCCGATCCGACTGTCGACCCGATCCCAGGCCCGCGCGGCACGCAGCTGTCCTTGTTACAAACATGGCGGCGTGAGGGGGCAGCGGCGCTTGTCCGCCGCGCCACGCTCGAAGACGCCGCCCTTCCCGCGCATCCGCCCTTGTGGGCGTGGCTGATCGAAACCCTGACGCAAGAGCGCGACTTCGACGCAGCCCGCGCGGCGCTTGGCAGCTTTGCCTTGCGTTGCCCCGATCACCCCGAGCTGACCGCGCAACGCATCCGGCTGGCACTGGAATCCGAGGCGACGGCACAGGCCCGCGCCCTGCTCGACAGTTTGCCCAACCCTGACGCCCCGTGGCGCTGGCCTGCCCGGCGGCATGTCCAGCATCTGCGCTGCCTTGCCGATGAAATCGCCGCCAATCCCTTGCCCGACTACGCACCCTTGCGGTCAGGGGTCGAGGCTGCGCTGCGGCTCTTTCCGCGCAACACGATGCTGCAAACCCTGCACCTGATGGCCCGTGAGTTGACCGAGGATTGGGACAGCTTCGCCCATGACCTTGTCACGCATCCCGACCCTCGTGCCGCCGCCGGTGCGTTCTTGCGGTTGGGCTTGCCCGATCAGGCTTTGGTCGCGCTGGACCGCGCGCCTGCGGCGCTGCCAGACGATGCGTTCCGCCTGCGCCTGCGCCGGGCCGAGGCGCTGATGCGACGGGGCCAGCTCGATGCCGCCCGCACCGCGCTCGGCCCGGTGCCAATCGCCGCGCCCCTCGCTGCCGATCACGCCTATTGGGCCGCCGAAATCGCCAGCGCGGCCCGCGATTTCCCACGGGCTCAGGCAGCGCTCGCCCCGGCGATGGCCACAAGCCCCACGCGCATGGGCCTGCGTCTGACCGCCGCCCGTGTCGCGTTTCTGTCGGGTGATGCGGCTACCGCGCAGGCGCATCTCGACAGGTTTCGCGCCCTGAAGACAGCGCAGCTTGGCCAGACGCCCTCGTTCGATCTGCGCGACCTCATCGTTGCTGATGCCGTCACCGGTCATCCCGGCCCCGCGCAGGCCGCGCGCGCTTTTGCCTGCGCCACGCCCGTGTTCGTACCGGACACCGGCCCGCCGATCCCGCTGACCATCGCGCATTACTGGGAGGGGCCGCGCAGCCCGGCGCTGGAGCGCAGCCTGCGCGCGTGGCGCACGCAGTTCGCGCAGACCGTTTTTGACGCCGCAACCGCCCGCGCGTGGCTTGCTGACCACACCGACCTTGCCCCCCTGTTCGACCGGCTGACCCAGCCCGCCACCCGTGCCGATCTGTTCCGCGTGGCGCTGATTGCGCAAGAGGGCGGGGTTTTCACCGATCTCGACGAATACCCGCGCGCACCGGTCGCGCCCTGGCTCGATCAGGCCGCCGCTGTGCTGGTCATTGAAGAGGGTCATGGAACGCTGGCCAACAATTTCCTTGCCGCCCGCCCCGGACTGGCGCTGTTCACCCGCCTGCAGACGCGGATCGCGCAGACGCTGCACCAAACCGACACGCCCTATGCGTGGTGGGACACCGGCCCTGCGCAACTGAGCTATGTCGCCCACGAGACGCCCACCACAGGCCTGCGCTTTCTGACGCAAGCCGAGTACGACGCCCGTGTCTCGACCAACCTGCCCTTTGCCCATAAGCGCGGTCCGGGCCATTGGCGCTAA
- a CDS encoding class I SAM-dependent DNA methyltransferase, giving the protein MQPPDLSNAYALNGAEDCQRLYADWAQSYDTDFAAGMDYRLPAETAAAFLRAGPLAGPVLDVGAGTGLLAAALRAMGHEGAIDALDLSDAMLAQAGSKGLYRRLTKADVTQPLPMSGYTGIVSSGTFTHGHVGPEALPNLIAAALPGAVFALSINAAVWDDLGFDPAFRALGTITDLDRSEVAIYGQAAQARDPAHATDTALIVTFRKS; this is encoded by the coding sequence ATGCAGCCCCCTGACCTTTCCAACGCCTACGCCCTCAACGGTGCCGAGGATTGCCAGCGGCTCTATGCCGATTGGGCGCAGAGCTATGACACCGACTTCGCGGCAGGCATGGACTATCGCCTGCCCGCGGAAACCGCCGCCGCCTTCTTGCGGGCAGGCCCGCTTGCCGGGCCGGTGCTGGATGTCGGCGCGGGCACCGGGCTGCTGGCCGCCGCCCTGCGCGCAATGGGGCATGAGGGCGCGATCGACGCGCTGGATCTGTCCGACGCCATGTTGGCGCAGGCCGGATCCAAGGGCCTCTACCGCAGGCTGACCAAGGCCGACGTGACCCAACCCCTGCCCATGTCCGGCTATACCGGGATCGTCAGCTCGGGCACCTTCACCCACGGCCATGTCGGCCCCGAGGCCCTGCCCAACCTGATCGCCGCCGCCCTGCCGGGCGCCGTTTTTGCCCTTTCGATCAACGCTGCCGTCTGGGATGATCTCGGCTTTGACCCCGCGTTTCGCGCGCTGGGCACCATCACCGACCTTGACCGCTCCGAGGTTGCGATCTACGGGCAGGCAGCGCAGGCACGCGACCCTGCGCATGCCACCGATACCGCCCTGATCGTTACCTTCCGGAAATCATGA
- a CDS encoding PfkB family carbohydrate kinase, whose translation MTSPDILCIGSVLWDIIGRTDTSLRARGDVAGRITRIPGGVAMNIAMTLARFGLRPAVLTALGTDGEGDELIAAAQSLGVATEFALRTPDLPTDCYMAIEDATGLIAAIADAHSLEAAGDAILLPLADGRLATPAAPWAGPIALDGNLTAELLTEIATSPLFTAADLRIAPASPGKAERLIPVMRHPRATLYVNRQEAGLITGHTHASAAEAAEALVAAGAARALVTDGAHPAADAARAAPVLIHAARPVQARRITGAGDTFMAAHLFAETRGATRDEALARAQAAAAAYVAFEDFQP comes from the coding sequence ATGACCTCACCCGACATCCTCTGCATCGGCTCGGTCCTGTGGGACATCATCGGCCGCACCGACACCTCCCTGCGCGCGCGCGGCGATGTCGCCGGGCGCATCACCCGCATTCCGGGCGGCGTGGCCATGAACATCGCCATGACGCTGGCCCGCTTTGGCCTGCGCCCGGCGGTGCTGACCGCGCTGGGCACGGATGGCGAAGGCGATGAGCTGATCGCCGCCGCGCAATCGCTGGGCGTTGCGACCGAGTTCGCGCTGCGCACCCCCGATCTGCCCACCGATTGCTACATGGCGATCGAGGACGCGACCGGGCTGATCGCCGCCATCGCCGACGCTCACTCGCTGGAAGCTGCCGGTGACGCGATCCTTCTGCCGCTGGCCGACGGGCGGCTGGCCACGCCTGCCGCCCCGTGGGCCGGACCCATCGCGCTGGACGGCAACCTGACCGCCGAGCTGCTGACCGAGATCGCCACTTCGCCCCTGTTCACCGCCGCCGATCTGCGCATTGCGCCCGCCAGCCCCGGCAAGGCCGAGCGGCTGATCCCGGTCATGCGCCACCCGCGCGCCACGCTCTACGTCAACCGGCAAGAGGCCGGGCTGATCACCGGCCATACCCACGCCAGCGCCGCCGAGGCTGCCGAGGCACTGGTCGCTGCCGGGGCTGCGCGCGCGCTGGTCACCGATGGCGCGCATCCTGCTGCCGACGCTGCGCGCGCAGCACCCGTCCTTATCCACGCGGCCCGCCCCGTTCAGGCCCGCCGCATCACCGGTGCGGGGGACACGTTCATGGCCGCGCATCTGTTCGCTGAAACCCGCGGTGCCACGCGCGACGAGGCGCTTGCCCGCGCCCAGGCCGCCGCCGCCGCTTATGTCGCCTTCGAGGATTTCCAACCGTGA
- a CDS encoding pseudouridine-5'-phosphate glycosidase, which produces MTLPLIYSAEVADARAQGRPIVALESTIITHGMPFPQNVETARAVEAEIRAAGAVPATIAVMDGQILIGLEDAQLDRLGRAEHVMKLSRADLAVCVATGGIGATTVAATMICAHLAGISVFATGGIGGVHRGAELSFDISADLQELAQTPVTVVAAGAKAILDLPKTLEVLETLGVPVIAVGQDDLPAFWSRASGLKAPLRLDSAAEIAAAHKMRGTLGIKGGQLVTNPIPVEAEIPLAVMMPVVEAALAQAEAQKISAKEVTPFLLSAIFDATEGRSLDANIALVLNNARLAAQIAAELV; this is translated from the coding sequence GTGACCCTGCCCCTGATCTATTCTGCTGAAGTTGCCGACGCGCGCGCCCAAGGCCGCCCCATCGTCGCGCTGGAATCGACGATCATCACCCATGGCATGCCCTTCCCGCAGAACGTCGAAACCGCCCGCGCGGTCGAGGCGGAAATCCGCGCCGCCGGGGCTGTTCCTGCCACCATCGCGGTGATGGACGGCCAGATCCTGATCGGACTGGAAGACGCGCAGCTCGACCGGCTGGGCCGGGCTGAGCATGTGATGAAACTCTCGCGCGCCGACCTCGCGGTTTGCGTGGCAACGGGCGGTATCGGCGCGACCACCGTCGCCGCGACGATGATCTGCGCGCATCTGGCCGGGATCAGTGTCTTTGCCACCGGCGGCATCGGCGGCGTGCATCGCGGGGCCGAGCTGAGCTTTGATATCTCGGCTGATCTGCAGGAACTGGCGCAGACCCCGGTGACTGTGGTTGCGGCCGGGGCCAAGGCGATCCTTGATCTGCCCAAGACGCTGGAAGTGCTGGAAACGCTGGGTGTGCCGGTGATTGCGGTGGGACAAGACGACCTTCCCGCCTTCTGGTCGCGCGCCTCGGGGCTGAAAGCGCCCTTGCGGCTGGACAGCGCGGCGGAAATCGCCGCGGCGCACAAGATGCGCGGCACGCTGGGGATCAAGGGCGGTCAGTTGGTCACCAACCCGATCCCGGTCGAGGCGGAAATTCCCCTTGCCGTTATGATGCCGGTGGTCGAGGCCGCTTTGGCGCAGGCCGAGGCACAAAAGATCAGCGCAAAAGAGGTCACGCCCTTCCTGCTGTCGGCGATCTTTGACGCTACCGAAGGCCGTTCGCTGGACGCCAACATCGCGCTGGTGTTGAACAATGCGCGTCTGGCGGCACAGATTGCGGCGGAATTAGTCTGA
- a CDS encoding DUF502 domain-containing protein has translation MSAPCKRSGLTLSKSTVNPSRQCAHVADPRPHRRGFFAGLRASFLTGLVIVAPAVLTIWMIRAVVDFVDSKVMPLIPADLLHGILPDRLTQLNLPNIPGLGLIIALMFTLIVGWLAKGYIGKSLIGWGEDIVARMPVVRSVYNALKQIAETVFSQSSTSFNRACLVEYPRPGLWAVAFVSTETKGEIAQKLDGEKLISVFLPTTPNPTSGFLLFVPESDVKYLDMTIEEAAKLIISAGLVAPDPDRPVQNGNRRRKDLPKPPVVG, from the coding sequence TTGAGCGCCCCTTGCAAGCGCTCAGGCCTCACCCTAAGTAAATCGACAGTTAATCCCAGCAGGCAGTGCGCCCATGTCGCCGACCCCCGACCGCATCGCCGCGGTTTCTTTGCCGGTCTGCGGGCCTCGTTCCTGACCGGGCTGGTGATCGTCGCCCCGGCTGTGCTGACGATCTGGATGATCCGTGCGGTGGTCGATTTCGTCGATTCCAAGGTCATGCCGCTGATCCCGGCAGATCTGTTGCACGGCATCCTGCCCGACCGGCTCACACAGCTGAATTTGCCCAATATTCCCGGTCTTGGGCTGATCATCGCGCTGATGTTCACGCTGATCGTCGGCTGGCTGGCCAAGGGGTATATCGGGAAATCGCTGATCGGCTGGGGCGAGGATATCGTCGCGCGCATGCCGGTTGTGCGCTCGGTCTACAACGCGCTCAAGCAGATCGCCGAGACCGTCTTCTCGCAAAGCTCGACGTCGTTCAACCGCGCCTGTCTGGTTGAATACCCGCGCCCCGGTCTGTGGGCCGTCGCCTTTGTCTCGACCGAAACCAAGGGAGAGATCGCGCAGAAGCTGGACGGAGAGAAACTGATCTCGGTGTTTTTGCCGACCACGCCGAACCCGACCTCGGGCTTCTTGTTGTTCGTGCCCGAGAGCGACGTCAAATACCTCGACATGACCATCGAGGAAGCCGCCAAGCTGATCATCTCGGCGGGCCTTGTTGCCCCTGACCCCGATCGCCCGGTGCAGAATGGCAACCGGCGGCGCAAGGATCTGCCCAAGCCGCCGGTCGTCGGTTAA
- a CDS encoding patatin-like phospholipase family protein produces the protein MTQKTRRINLALQGGGAHGAFTWGVLDRLLDEDWLEIAAISGTSAGALNGAAFKSGYGEGGREGARAALRSLWEGVSGFDSVPGSDWLKPFLPGFDYAAKLTEAFMPVSPAEIASQMVSPYDWGPFWRNPLEPMVMALDIDHVQAAAGPRLFVAATNVHDGKVRVFGDAEVTREAILASACLPTVAQAVEIDGQSYWDGGYSANPALHPLYAQDLPDDIVIVSLNPQHRPEVPDSAQEIMNRINEISFNAALLRDLRAIAFVKRLLADGSIRKGAMKDVLVHMIGDEPLMQSLSARSKMAPTPTLLDTLFDAGRVAAGTFLDKHGDCIGERGSVDLVEMFS, from the coding sequence GTGACTCAAAAGACCCGGCGGATCAATCTGGCCCTACAGGGCGGCGGCGCGCATGGCGCGTTTACCTGGGGCGTTCTGGACCGCCTTCTGGATGAGGACTGGCTCGAGATCGCCGCGATTTCGGGCACGTCCGCCGGGGCGCTGAACGGCGCCGCGTTCAAGTCTGGCTATGGTGAGGGCGGCCGCGAAGGCGCCCGTGCCGCCCTGCGCAGCCTGTGGGAAGGCGTCAGTGGATTCGACAGTGTGCCGGGCAGCGATTGGCTCAAGCCGTTTCTGCCGGGCTTCGACTATGCCGCCAAGCTGACCGAGGCCTTCATGCCTGTCTCGCCAGCCGAGATCGCGTCGCAGATGGTCAGCCCCTATGACTGGGGCCCGTTCTGGCGCAACCCGCTGGAGCCGATGGTGATGGCTCTGGATATCGACCATGTGCAAGCCGCCGCAGGGCCGCGCCTGTTCGTGGCTGCGACCAATGTGCATGACGGCAAGGTACGGGTGTTCGGCGATGCCGAGGTAACGCGCGAGGCGATTCTGGCCTCCGCCTGCCTGCCCACGGTGGCGCAAGCGGTCGAGATTGACGGCCAATCCTATTGGGACGGCGGCTATTCGGCCAACCCGGCGCTGCATCCGCTTTATGCGCAGGATTTGCCCGACGACATCGTGATCGTGTCGCTGAACCCGCAGCATCGGCCCGAGGTGCCGGATTCAGCTCAGGAAATCATGAACCGGATCAACGAGATAAGCTTCAACGCCGCGCTGTTGCGCGACCTGCGGGCGATTGCTTTCGTCAAGCGTCTGCTCGCCGACGGTTCGATCAGGAAGGGCGCGATGAAGGATGTGCTGGTGCATATGATCGGGGACGAACCGCTCATGCAGAGCCTGTCGGCGCGCAGCAAGATGGCGCCGACGCCGACGCTGCTGGACACGCTGTTCGACGCGGGCCGGGTGGCTGCGGGCACGTTTCTGGATAAGCACGGCGACTGTATCGGCGAGCGCGGTTCGGTCGATCTGGTCGAGATGTTCAGTTAA
- a CDS encoding extracellular solute-binding protein, whose protein sequence is MRHRADEIVLAEVGGFDSLNPFILRGSAPWGVNLLTVQSLLGRSYDEPFALYGALAETVETDSARSYVDFTLRDGIRFSDGSPVTLDDVMWSFETMGLEGHPRYRNAWTKVATMEATGPRTLRLTFTEPDREMPLILGLRPIVQRAQFDVTAGGRSFADSSLQPVIGSGPYVVSRVDPGRSITFERVADWWGNDLPLFRGQYNLQEIRYEYYSDLSVAFEGFKAGVISVWREPNAARWRDSYDFPAMTDGRMQQIEIPHERPSGMSGFYFNTRRPIFADWRVRQALISAFDFEQINTTINDGAEPRITSYFGNSVLGLQPGPAEGRVAALLAPYADSLPPGAIDGYTLPVSDGRSNRRNLRAAARLLNDAGWHADAQGVLRNEQGQAFDLEILLLQGQTEIQTAAASFIGALHNLGINARVSLIDSAQYVQRTNEYNFDMTYTQRLMSLSPGNEQVLYWGSQGVTQPGSRNWAGVDQPAVDALIETMLSSQTTEDFTAAVRALDRVLMAGRYAIPFWFSPVSRLAASRTLHFPQHLPIYGDWTGFMPEVWWYQE, encoded by the coding sequence ATGCGCCACAGGGCGGACGAGATCGTTTTGGCCGAAGTCGGCGGCTTCGATTCGCTCAATCCGTTCATCTTGCGCGGCTCGGCCCCCTGGGGCGTCAACTTGCTGACGGTTCAGAGTCTTCTGGGCCGTAGCTATGATGAACCCTTCGCGCTTTATGGCGCACTGGCCGAAACGGTCGAGACCGATTCGGCCCGCTCTTACGTCGACTTTACCCTGCGCGACGGCATCCGATTCTCGGATGGCAGCCCCGTCACGCTCGATGATGTGATGTGGTCCTTCGAGACCATGGGGCTTGAGGGCCACCCCCGCTATCGCAACGCCTGGACCAAGGTCGCCACGATGGAGGCCACCGGTCCCCGAACCCTGCGCCTGACCTTCACCGAACCGGACCGCGAGATGCCGCTGATTCTGGGTCTGCGACCCATCGTGCAGCGGGCTCAATTTGATGTGACCGCCGGTGGGCGAAGCTTTGCCGACAGCTCGCTTCAGCCGGTGATCGGCTCGGGGCCCTATGTTGTCTCGCGGGTCGATCCGGGTCGTTCGATTACCTTTGAGCGCGTGGCAGACTGGTGGGGCAATGACCTGCCGCTGTTTCGGGGGCAGTATAATCTGCAAGAGATCCGCTACGAGTATTACAGCGATCTCTCGGTTGCCTTCGAGGGATTCAAGGCCGGGGTGATCTCGGTCTGGCGCGAGCCGAACGCGGCGCGTTGGCGCGACAGCTATGACTTTCCCGCCATGACCGATGGCCGGATGCAGCAGATCGAGATCCCGCATGAACGCCCCTCGGGAATGTCTGGCTTTTACTTCAACACCCGCCGCCCGATCTTTGCCGACTGGCGCGTCCGTCAGGCGCTGATCTCTGCCTTCGATTTCGAGCAGATCAACACCACCATCAACGACGGCGCCGAACCCCGCATCACATCGTATTTCGGCAACTCGGTCCTGGGCTTGCAACCCGGCCCGGCCGAGGGGCGTGTCGCCGCCCTGCTGGCCCCCTATGCCGACAGCCTGCCCCCCGGTGCGATCGACGGTTATACCCTGCCGGTCAGCGACGGGCGCTCGAACCGGCGCAATCTGCGGGCGGCAGCGCGTCTTCTCAACGACGCCGGTTGGCACGCGGATGCGCAGGGCGTGTTACGCAATGAACAGGGGCAGGCGTTCGACCTCGAGATCCTGCTGTTGCAGGGTCAGACCGAGATCCAGACCGCAGCGGCCAGTTTCATCGGTGCGCTGCACAATCTGGGGATCAATGCCCGCGTGTCGCTGATCGATTCCGCGCAATATGTGCAGCGGACCAACGAATACAACTTCGACATGACCTATACGCAGCGGCTGATGTCGCTGTCGCCGGGCAATGAACAGGTGTTGTACTGGGGCTCGCAGGGGGTGACACAGCCCGGCTCGCGCAATTGGGCGGGGGTGGATCAGCCCGCTGTCGATGCCCTGATCGAGACCATGTTGTCCTCGCAGACCACTGAAGACTTCACTGCTGCCGTGCGCGCGCTGGACCGCGTGCTGATGGCCGGTCGCTATGCGATTCCCTTCTGGTTTTCGCCGGTCAGCCGATTGGCGGCGTCACGAACCTTGCACTTTCCGCAACATTTGCCGATATACGGTGACTGGACCGGCTTCATGCCCGAGGTATGGTGGTATCAGGAATGA
- a CDS encoding entericidin, which translates to MTKTLTLVLALLTLTACNTVEGVGADISGGANIVRGWIGR; encoded by the coding sequence ATGACCAAGACACTAACACTGGTGCTCGCGCTGCTCACGCTCACCGCCTGCAATACGGTTGAGGGTGTCGGTGCAGACATCTCTGGCGGTGCCAATATCGTGCGCGGCTGGATCGGGCGCTGA
- a CDS encoding helix-turn-helix domain-containing protein, with the protein MSDLTNPSIIRIARADGEEALASPIDLAERVRNLRKDRGWTLEQAAQAAGLARSTLSKIENGQMSPTYDGLKKLAEGLGITVPQLFTPPRHAAPGGRMTMTRAGEGEAHVTTTYEHELLSGGLTRKAMLPYRATVHARAFEDFNGWVRHDGEEFLYVLTGQIRLFTEFYAPIDMKRGDSAYYDASMGHNVVSLSPEDATILWVTSLD; encoded by the coding sequence ATGAGCGATCTGACCAACCCCTCGATCATCCGTATCGCCCGCGCCGATGGCGAAGAGGCGCTGGCGTCCCCCATCGATCTGGCCGAGCGCGTGCGCAATTTGCGCAAGGACCGTGGCTGGACGCTGGAGCAGGCCGCGCAGGCAGCCGGTCTGGCGCGCTCGACCCTGTCCAAGATCGAAAACGGCCAGATGTCGCCGACCTATGACGGGCTCAAGAAGCTGGCCGAAGGGCTGGGGATCACCGTCCCGCAGCTGTTCACCCCGCCGCGCCATGCCGCCCCCGGGGGCCGCATGACCATGACCCGTGCGGGTGAGGGCGAAGCGCATGTGACCACCACCTATGAGCACGAGCTGCTCTCGGGCGGGCTGACGCGCAAGGCGATGCTGCCCTACCGCGCGACGGTCCATGCCCGCGCGTTCGAGGATTTCAACGGCTGGGTGCGCCATGATGGCGAAGAGTTTCTCTATGTGCTGACCGGTCAGATCCGGCTGTTTACCGAATTCTACGCGCCCATCGACATGAAGCGCGGCGACAGCGCCTATTACGACGCGTCGATGGGGCACAATGTGGTCAGCCTGAGCCCTGAGGATGCAACAATCCTGTGGGTCACATCGCTGGATTGA